CGGGGTCAATGTGTGCGGGCAAGAAGGTGTCGAGAAAGTAAATCAAGATTTCAGTAAGATTTTCTGGGCCTCCGCTACCTCTAAAAACAGCTTCCTTAACTGAATAGCCTACCCAGTTGGTAGGTGTTCTTTCAATTATGGGATAATCGAAGCTCACATTTTTAATGCAAGTTTCATTAAGGTCAATGTTGACTTTCCAGCCTGGGTTGTCAATATTAGTTATTGAAATACCATAGGAGTGCTCCCAATCACCGTTACAATTGATGGTGTACCAGCGTTGAATTCGTTGCAGCAGTTCCATTGGCTATGGTTTGATGTGAATACTTATCGGCAAACTCCATCACTTTCCATTCCCACCGCGCCTTGTGGCGCTTCCAATAGGGCTCATGACCAGAGCCGGCAAAATCCTGTCGTTGCTTTGGCCCCCGCAGGTTCTGGAAAATAGCATCGGTTTCCTCACGGGTTACGCGCGGATCTGCTTCGCCCCACATTAGTAGGGTAGGCGTGGTGATATGGCTGGCAAACTGGGTAGCATCCAGGTCAAAGGCCCAGAAGCCATTTTGTACGCCACCCCAGAAAACCAACAACTGAGCCATTGGGAAATCAGGCAGGTGCATGGCGGCGAAGCGGTTTCGCGCCGTTTGAAGCATGCTACCGTAAGGGCATTCCAGAATGTTTGCCTGGGCCGATACTCCCAGCTCACTCTCAGCTCTTAAAATAGCTTCGGCACCCATACTCACACCATAGAGAATAACTGGCTGCCCGGGCTGATTCCGGCGCACCCAGTTAAAAGCCGTGCGTACGTCTTCTGCTTCCCGGTATCCTACGGTGCAGGTGTAGCCGGCGGAGCCACCGTTACCAGCAAAATCAGTCAGCAAAACATTAAATCCCAGGCTGCGGAAATAAGCGGCTTCCGGAAGTAGTGCGGCTTTATTGCTGGTGTAGCCATGAAAAAGGGCCACGGTGCCCTGGGCATTGGGCACTGTGCTATACCACGCTTCCAGGCGCCCGTTGGGGCTGGATAAAAAGTGATTGGTGTAGGGAAAATCTGGCAGGGCCAGGCTGTGCGGCTTCGGGTTAGATACGCCCGTGAGCAGCACGCCCAGCTTGCGCCAGCCGGCCAGCCGCTCCGGATTACTGGTGCGCACGGTGGCGGCAGGGGAGAAATGGGTGAAGCGCCAGGCATGGAAAAAGGCCACGGTGTTTAACACTACCGTGGCTAATACTAAGAGCAGCGTAAGAAGGCACCTAAGCTTCATCGGCCGGACTTGCGCCCGCCGCCCGTTGGCCGGTCGGAGCCCGGTTTGCGGCCGGCGCCACCCCGGCTGGGGCCGCCGGCGGGTTTGCCTTTTCCCTTGCCCTGGGCCGGGCCACCGGCGCTACGGCCGGTTTTGGATTTACTGCCAGCTCCGGGCTTGGCGCCAAAGCCGCCCCGGTTATAGCCACCGGCGCTGTTCTGGCCGGGCTTTTCACTGGTCGGACGAATGCCGCCGGGCCAATAGCCACTGTCTGATTTGCTGGCCGGCTTAAAGGTGCCGGCGGCCAGCGTTTGAGCCGCCATATCATCCGTCAGCGCTTTTACCTCATCAGTCGTCA
The Hymenobacter sp. DG25B genome window above contains:
- a CDS encoding immunity 53 family protein; translation: MELLQRIQRWYTINCNGDWEHSYGISITNIDNPGWKVNIDLNETCIKNVSFDYPIIERTPTNWVGYSVKEAVFRGSGGPENLTEILIYFLDTFLPAHIDPDCTIELHLPVRGYENRLWLKAEGKMLSESTIEVCNIADTNRFSYEWGTDADLNLFSELGNSLSELGTDYLIGDHVEPYVYQAADNILRTFLVAPVKR
- a CDS encoding alpha/beta hydrolase, which encodes MAFFHAWRFTHFSPAATVRTSNPERLAGWRKLGVLLTGVSNPKPHSLALPDFPYTNHFLSSPNGRLEAWYSTVPNAQGTVALFHGYTSNKAALLPEAAYFRSLGFNVLLTDFAGNGGSAGYTCTVGYREAEDVRTAFNWVRRNQPGQPVILYGVSMGAEAILRAESELGVSAQANILECPYGSMLQTARNRFAAMHLPDFPMAQLLVFWGGVQNGFWAFDLDATQFASHITTPTLLMWGEADPRVTREETDAIFQNLRGPKQRQDFAGSGHEPYWKRHKARWEWKVMEFADKYSHQTIANGTAATNSTLVHHQL